In Thiobacter sp. AK1, a genomic segment contains:
- the hisB gene encoding imidazoleglycerol-phosphate dehydratase HisB, whose product MREAASQRHTLETRIAARINLDGSGQARIATGVPFLDHMLEQVARHGLFDIEVTAQGDLHIDAHHTVEDVGITLGQVFAMAVGDKKGIRRMGHAYAPLDEALSRVVVDLSGRPGLVFQVEFTRPRVGEFDVDLIREFFQGFVNHAQLTLHVDNLRGLNAHHQAESVFKGFGRALRMAVERDFRAAGIMPSTKGSL is encoded by the coding sequence ATGCGCGAAGCTGCCAGCCAACGCCACACCCTGGAAACGCGCATCGCCGCCCGCATCAATCTCGATGGCAGCGGCCAGGCCCGCATCGCCACCGGTGTGCCCTTTCTCGATCACATGCTCGAGCAGGTGGCCCGGCATGGCCTGTTCGACATCGAGGTAACGGCGCAGGGCGATCTGCACATTGATGCCCACCATACCGTCGAGGACGTGGGCATCACCCTCGGTCAGGTATTCGCCATGGCGGTGGGCGACAAGAAGGGTATTCGCCGCATGGGCCATGCCTACGCGCCCCTGGACGAAGCCTTGTCGCGGGTGGTGGTGGATCTCTCGGGGCGGCCTGGCCTGGTGTTCCAGGTGGAGTTCACGCGCCCACGGGTGGGGGAATTCGACGTGGACCTGATCCGCGAATTCTTCCAGGGTTTCGTCAATCACGCCCAGCTCACCCTGCACGTGGACAATCTGCGTGGCCTCAACGCGCACCATCAGGCAGAGAGTGTGTTCAAGGGCTTTGGGCGCGCGCTGCGCATGGCGGTGGAACGGGACTTTAGGGCGGCCGGCATCATGCCTTCCACCAAGGGAAGCTTGTAA